A region from the Serinibacter arcticus genome encodes:
- a CDS encoding Na+/H+ antiporter subunit E, whose translation MGRPGVTVWLRSVAVRAVLLALLWIAVTEADASPGYAPVAVAVATAVSLVVTGGPGSPAPGRASALRRTGRALALAGWVAGRSVVGGIDVARRALRLPRTDIDPVWTTYTCSLPGETSRIVFAFVLNLMPGTLSARLHGPGRDVLDVHVISRELDVESSAAELERRIAGLL comes from the coding sequence GTGGGACGACCGGGCGTGACGGTGTGGCTGAGGTCCGTGGCGGTGCGCGCGGTGCTGCTCGCGCTCCTCTGGATCGCCGTCACCGAGGCCGACGCCTCGCCGGGCTACGCGCCGGTCGCCGTGGCGGTCGCCACCGCCGTCAGCCTCGTCGTGACCGGGGGGCCGGGATCGCCGGCCCCCGGGCGGGCGAGCGCGCTGCGACGGACCGGCCGCGCGCTCGCGCTGGCCGGCTGGGTGGCGGGGCGATCGGTGGTGGGCGGGATCGACGTCGCCCGCCGGGCGCTCAGGCTGCCCCGGACCGACATCGATCCGGTCTGGACCACCTACACCTGCTCGCTGCCGGGCGAGACCTCGCGGATCGTCTTCGCGTTCGTCCTCAACCTGATGCCCGGCACGCTCTCGGCCCGACTCCACGGGCCGGGGCGCGACGTGCTGGACGTCCACGTGATCAGCCGCGAGCTCGACGTCGAGTCCTCCGCCGCCGAGCTCGAGCGCCGCATCGCCGGACTCCTCTGA
- a CDS encoding complex I subunit 5 family protein, with product MTAAASQDVLWVAVVGVPLLVAALIGVTGRARTPRTASVHAGLGRWAWLAAVPAGLLALLGDDAVHRADWFLLGSSARLDDLGRPLVGLAAALYALALAFVPRAKTRRPEVLSAFLLLCLVGNVGVFVADDVVTFYLCFTLVSFVGYAAVIHTGTSLSRRAGSIYLVLTVLGEAAVLGALLLVAAAGATTVADVPGAVADSPSGGLIVGLLIAGFGVKAGTVPLHVWLPLAHPAAPTPASAVLSGVMLKAGLIGWLRFLPLGEGDGEPGWGSLLLLLALVGGFLAVPVGLLQDDPKVVLAYSSISQMGFITALVGAALIEPDLAAACALAAVVYAVHHGLVKGALFLGVQAWDAERLPRRVVATAMAVAGASLAGLPLTSGFVAKYVAKEAVGDAVVPFTALPLADVLPLIGLGSTLLLVRLAVVMRRRERDVRPTPLTRDVAWVALCVGAVVPVTVLAQRHADVLSVPGLLDPAALGAQTWPVVAGLALGAAAVVLAARPRFADSRLAHPRGDLVPPGDVVAVEERAVRAAVRATESAFRGLGRARARAGERIAAGPRPSALLERAQGAVGTWIGSGLLLLVAAAVALVWAVGRGAS from the coding sequence GTGACGGCCGCCGCCTCGCAGGACGTCCTGTGGGTCGCCGTCGTCGGCGTCCCGCTGCTCGTCGCCGCCCTCATCGGCGTCACCGGCCGGGCACGGACGCCGCGGACGGCGTCGGTGCACGCCGGGCTCGGTCGCTGGGCCTGGCTCGCCGCCGTCCCCGCCGGGCTGCTCGCGCTCCTGGGCGACGACGCCGTGCACCGCGCCGACTGGTTCCTGCTCGGATCGAGCGCGCGGCTGGACGATCTGGGGCGCCCCCTCGTGGGGCTCGCGGCGGCGCTCTACGCCCTCGCCCTCGCGTTCGTGCCCCGCGCGAAGACCCGGCGGCCCGAGGTGCTGAGCGCGTTCCTGCTGCTGTGCCTGGTCGGCAACGTCGGCGTCTTCGTGGCCGACGACGTCGTGACGTTCTACCTGTGCTTCACGCTCGTGAGCTTCGTCGGGTACGCGGCCGTCATCCACACCGGCACCTCCCTCTCGCGTCGGGCCGGGAGCATCTACCTCGTCCTGACCGTGCTCGGCGAGGCCGCCGTGCTCGGCGCGCTGCTCCTGGTGGCCGCCGCCGGGGCGACGACGGTGGCCGACGTGCCGGGAGCGGTGGCGGACTCGCCGTCGGGCGGGCTGATCGTGGGGCTCCTGATCGCCGGGTTCGGCGTGAAGGCGGGTACCGTGCCGCTGCACGTGTGGCTGCCGCTGGCCCACCCCGCGGCGCCCACGCCCGCGAGCGCCGTGCTCTCCGGCGTCATGCTCAAGGCCGGCCTGATCGGCTGGCTCCGGTTCCTCCCGCTGGGCGAGGGCGACGGCGAGCCCGGCTGGGGCTCCCTGCTCCTGCTGCTGGCGCTGGTCGGCGGCTTCCTGGCGGTGCCGGTGGGGCTGCTGCAGGACGACCCGAAGGTGGTGCTCGCGTACAGCAGCATCAGCCAGATGGGGTTCATCACGGCGCTCGTGGGGGCGGCCCTGATCGAGCCCGACCTCGCGGCCGCGTGCGCGCTGGCCGCGGTCGTCTACGCCGTGCACCACGGGCTGGTGAAGGGGGCGCTGTTCCTCGGGGTCCAGGCGTGGGACGCGGAGCGGCTGCCGCGCCGCGTGGTGGCGACCGCGATGGCGGTCGCGGGCGCCTCGCTGGCCGGGCTGCCCCTCACCAGCGGTTTCGTGGCCAAGTACGTGGCCAAGGAGGCGGTGGGCGACGCCGTCGTCCCGTTCACCGCGCTGCCGCTCGCGGACGTGCTCCCGCTCATCGGGCTCGGGTCGACGCTGCTGCTGGTGCGCCTCGCCGTCGTGATGCGACGGCGCGAGCGCGACGTGCGCCCGACGCCCCTCACGCGCGACGTCGCGTGGGTCGCCCTGTGCGTGGGGGCAGTGGTGCCGGTCACGGTGCTCGCGCAGCGTCACGCCGACGTGCTGTCGGTGCCCGGTCTGCTGGATCCCGCGGCGCTGGGCGCGCAGACGTGGCCGGTGGTCGCCGGGCTCGCGCTCGGCGCCGCGGCCGTCGTGCTGGCGGCGCGTCCCCGCTTCGCCGACTCGCGGCTCGCGCACCCGCGCGGCGACCTCGTGCCGCCGGGCGACGTCGTGGCCGTCGAGGAGCGCGCGGTCCGCGCCGCGGTGCGGGCGACGGAGTCGGCCTTCCGAGGGCTGGGCCGGGCCCGGGCCCGCGCGGGGGAGCGGATCGCGGCGGGACCGCGACCCTCGGCGCTGCTCGAGCGGGCGCAGGGCGCGGTCGGCACGTGGATCGGCTCGGGGCTGCTCCTCCTGGTCGCCGCCGCGGTGGCGCTGGTGTGGGCCGTCGGACGGGGCGCGTCGTGA
- a CDS encoding ABC transporter ATP-binding protein: MTQAAAPYVLGRAVDDGLRTGVMSALVTWSGVLLGLWVLRSLSGVLAHRVDVANWLRACLGTIHLMGDTVATKGESVRRTIATGEVVATVASDSPRIGEVYAFVGRFLGGLVAYVAVAVILLNASATLGLAVLLGIPVVAGILALIVKPLQARQSEHREQNGRLTVLGSDTVSGLRILRGIGGEEAFTARYRAQSQRVREAGVRVAGTQSLLDMMQTLLPGLFLAGVLWYGARLAIAGDIEPGQLVAFYGYAAFLTTPLNDATQGVQILTRARIATARVLTVLRTTPAVSESASTTPLPTEPSDLVDPTSGLRVEPGRLVALVAADPDETAAIATRLGRFEDASELPSPTYGGVPLTTAPLAEVRRRIVVSEATPSIFTGVLASELDVRDSGDRSRIEAAVRVADAGDVLDSLPGGLDGAVAEKGRTLSGGQRQRVSLARALLTDAEVLVMIEPTSAVDAHTEARIASRLRPAREGRTTVVVTASPLVLDRVDEVVLVVDGKVATRGAHHDLMHDAELAARGDLVGARARAAMAYRRVVSRSVDDYAPAETPGTPPPTAPPTPTTGTTTPAGGAR, translated from the coding sequence ATGACGCAGGCCGCCGCCCCCTACGTGCTCGGACGCGCCGTCGACGACGGCCTCCGCACCGGCGTGATGTCCGCGCTCGTGACGTGGAGCGGCGTGCTGCTCGGCCTGTGGGTGCTGCGCTCGCTCAGCGGTGTGCTCGCACACCGCGTCGACGTCGCCAACTGGCTGCGCGCGTGCCTCGGCACCATCCACCTCATGGGCGACACGGTCGCGACCAAGGGCGAGTCCGTGCGGCGCACGATCGCCACCGGCGAGGTGGTGGCCACGGTCGCCTCCGACTCCCCCCGCATCGGCGAGGTCTACGCGTTCGTCGGCCGCTTCCTCGGTGGCCTCGTCGCCTACGTCGCCGTCGCCGTCATCCTGCTGAACGCCTCGGCCACCCTCGGGCTGGCGGTGCTGCTGGGCATCCCCGTGGTCGCCGGCATCCTCGCGCTCATCGTCAAGCCCCTGCAGGCACGCCAGTCCGAGCACCGCGAGCAGAACGGCCGCCTCACCGTGCTCGGCTCCGACACGGTCTCGGGCCTGCGGATCCTGCGCGGCATCGGCGGCGAGGAGGCCTTCACCGCCCGCTACCGCGCGCAGTCGCAGCGCGTGCGGGAGGCGGGCGTGCGGGTCGCGGGCACGCAGTCGCTGCTCGACATGATGCAGACGCTGCTGCCCGGGCTCTTCCTGGCCGGTGTCCTCTGGTACGGCGCCAGGCTGGCGATCGCGGGCGACATCGAGCCCGGCCAGCTGGTGGCGTTCTACGGCTACGCCGCGTTCCTCACCACCCCGCTCAACGACGCCACGCAGGGTGTGCAGATCCTCACGCGCGCCCGCATCGCCACGGCCCGGGTGCTCACGGTGCTGCGGACCACGCCCGCCGTGTCGGAGTCCGCCTCGACGACGCCGCTCCCGACGGAGCCCTCCGACCTGGTCGACCCCACGAGCGGGCTGCGCGTCGAGCCCGGCCGGCTCGTCGCGCTCGTCGCGGCGGACCCGGACGAGACGGCGGCCATCGCCACGCGCCTGGGGCGGTTCGAGGACGCCTCCGAGCTCCCGAGCCCGACCTACGGCGGGGTCCCGCTGACCACCGCCCCCCTGGCGGAGGTCCGCCGTCGCATCGTCGTGTCCGAGGCCACGCCCAGCATCTTCACCGGGGTGCTCGCCTCCGAGCTCGACGTCCGCGACAGCGGGGACCGGTCGCGCATCGAGGCCGCGGTCAGGGTCGCCGACGCGGGCGACGTGCTCGACTCCCTCCCGGGCGGCCTCGACGGCGCCGTGGCGGAGAAGGGCCGCACGCTCTCGGGCGGGCAGCGGCAGCGCGTCTCCCTCGCGCGGGCCCTCCTCACGGACGCCGAGGTGCTGGTCATGATCGAGCCGACCTCCGCCGTCGACGCCCACACCGAGGCACGCATCGCGAGCCGGCTCAGGCCGGCGCGCGAGGGGCGCACCACGGTCGTCGTGACCGCGAGCCCGCTCGTGCTGGACCGGGTCGACGAGGTCGTGCTCGTCGTGGACGGGAAGGTCGCCACCCGCGGCGCCCACCACGACCTCATGCACGACGCCGAGCTCGCCGCCCGCGGCGACCTCGTCGGGGCCAGGGCCCGCGCCGCGATGGCCTACCGCCGCGTCGTGAGCCGGAGCGTGGACGACTACGCCCCGGCCGAGACCCCCGGCACCCCTCCCCCGACAGCTCCCCCGACCCCGACCACCGGAACCACGACCCCCGCAGGAGGTGCCCGATGA
- a CDS encoding DUF3817 domain-containing protein, which produces MSQPAPSSPTAVPEAAGSALAKDAERTRKPFARYRVMAFVTGVMLLVLCVEMVLKYVLQVAWVDSALGWVPFVHGWIYVVYIVTAFDVWSKARWGLGRLVVMVLGGVVPVLSFVVEARASRWPVASRRV; this is translated from the coding sequence ATGAGCCAGCCCGCCCCGTCCTCGCCCACCGCCGTCCCCGAGGCCGCCGGGAGCGCCCTGGCGAAGGACGCCGAGCGCACGCGCAAGCCGTTCGCCCGCTACCGCGTGATGGCGTTCGTCACCGGCGTGATGCTGCTCGTGCTGTGCGTGGAGATGGTGCTGAAGTACGTCCTCCAGGTCGCCTGGGTCGACTCCGCGCTGGGCTGGGTGCCGTTCGTGCACGGCTGGATCTACGTGGTCTACATCGTCACGGCCTTCGACGTCTGGTCGAAGGCGCGCTGGGGTCTCGGCCGCCTCGTCGTGATGGTCCTCGGCGGCGTCGTGCCGGTGCTGTCGTTCGTGGTCGAGGCCAGGGCCTCGCGCTGGCCGGTGGCGTCGCGGCGGGTCTGA
- a CDS encoding complex I subunit 5 family protein, producing the protein MNPDATVTTSAIPYLVLLASLLPALVIFSLRESQVRTRTAINLGAALVKLALVISLIPPVVAGEKQRAAFEWVPGLDIVLVTDSFGLFFGALSAALWLVTTIYAIGYLEGSPNRSRFFGFFSLCVTATAGIGLAGNLLTFLIFFEMLTLVTYPLVAHRGTSGAFAGARTYLTYTLTGGVVLLAGIVWLTAEVGPVEFTSGGVEAVAQLARDEPVTATAIATMMLIGVAVKAAIFPLHGWLPAAMVAPAPVSALLHAVAVVKAGAFGIVRVVHDVFGAALLAQLGVLTVLAVMAAFTIVYGSVRALAQDDLKKRLAYSTVSQLSYVALGAALLSPLALAGALVHIVNQGVMKITLFFCAGLFAEELKVSRVSELAGVGRRLPLAGAAFTVAALGMMGLPPLAGFVSKWALGTGALDAGDAWVVPVLLTSTVLNAGYFLPVVYRLWALPPDADAAWADERPRRGAPLALLAPPVVTAVLTVVLGVTAGLSYSPWSLAQIIAGQAFP; encoded by the coding sequence ATGAACCCCGACGCGACCGTCACCACCAGCGCGATCCCCTACCTCGTGCTGCTGGCGTCGCTGCTCCCCGCCCTCGTGATCTTCTCTCTCCGCGAGTCCCAGGTGCGCACCCGGACCGCGATCAACCTGGGCGCCGCGCTGGTGAAGCTCGCGCTCGTCATCAGCCTGATCCCGCCCGTGGTCGCCGGCGAGAAGCAGCGGGCGGCCTTCGAGTGGGTGCCCGGGCTCGACATCGTGCTCGTGACCGACTCCTTCGGCCTGTTCTTCGGGGCGCTCTCGGCGGCGCTCTGGCTCGTCACCACGATCTACGCGATCGGCTACCTCGAGGGGTCGCCCAACCGCAGCCGGTTCTTCGGCTTCTTCAGCCTCTGCGTCACCGCCACCGCCGGCATCGGTCTGGCGGGCAACCTGCTGACGTTCCTGATCTTCTTCGAGATGCTCACGCTCGTGACCTACCCGCTGGTCGCGCACCGCGGCACCAGCGGGGCGTTCGCGGGGGCCCGCACGTACCTGACCTACACGCTCACCGGCGGCGTGGTCCTGCTGGCGGGGATCGTCTGGCTGACGGCCGAGGTCGGCCCGGTCGAGTTCACCTCCGGCGGCGTCGAGGCCGTCGCGCAGCTCGCCCGCGACGAGCCGGTCACGGCGACGGCGATCGCCACGATGATGCTGATCGGCGTCGCCGTGAAGGCCGCGATCTTTCCGCTGCACGGCTGGCTGCCCGCGGCCATGGTCGCGCCGGCCCCGGTGAGCGCGCTGCTGCACGCCGTCGCCGTCGTCAAGGCCGGGGCCTTCGGGATCGTGCGGGTGGTGCACGACGTCTTCGGCGCCGCCCTGCTGGCGCAGCTCGGGGTGCTGACGGTCCTCGCGGTGATGGCGGCGTTCACGATCGTCTACGGGTCCGTGCGGGCCCTGGCGCAGGACGACCTGAAGAAACGGCTCGCCTACTCCACGGTCTCCCAGCTCTCCTACGTCGCCCTCGGCGCGGCGCTGCTCAGCCCGCTCGCGCTCGCCGGGGCGCTCGTCCACATCGTCAACCAGGGAGTCATGAAGATCACGCTGTTCTTCTGCGCCGGGCTGTTCGCCGAGGAGCTCAAGGTCAGCCGGGTCAGCGAGCTCGCGGGCGTCGGCCGCCGCCTGCCCCTCGCGGGCGCCGCCTTCACCGTCGCGGCGCTCGGGATGATGGGTCTCCCGCCGTTGGCCGGCTTCGTCTCGAAGTGGGCGCTCGGCACGGGCGCGCTCGACGCCGGCGACGCCTGGGTCGTGCCCGTCCTGCTGACCAGCACCGTCCTGAACGCCGGCTACTTCCTGCCCGTCGTCTACCGGCTGTGGGCGCTGCCGCCGGACGCGGACGCGGCCTGGGCCGACGAGCGTCCGCGTCGCGGGGCACCCCTGGCGCTCCTCGCGCCGCCCGTCGTGACGGCGGTGCTCACCGTCGTCCTCGGCGTCACCGCGGGGCTGTCGTACTCGCCCTGGTCGCTGGCCCAGATCATCGCCGGGCAGGCGTTCCCGTGA
- a CDS encoding ABC transporter ATP-binding protein, with amino-acid sequence MSTTLPIAEAPQLRRDAAALLRRHSRGFTKVGLLQAVAATAGLAGPFLLGRIVDDVAGGAGPSAVDQAVIILVVAVLAQSVTVRYAQKASMVLGETIFAQLREEFIATITSLPLSTVEKAGTGDLVGRTTNDIDRVQHTVRFGIPRVLVAVTTILLTIVAAALTSWIVALGIVVGVPILLAAVRWYLRRATTAYLRESAAYTAMNGTFTETVEGARTVEALALAHRRRRRTDDDLVETVEAEWATLKLRQVLFPAVDMAFGLPSVVVLLWGGWLVAQGEVTIGAVTTVALYTVQLMGPVWDLIFWVDEIQVATVSLARIFGVSEVRPDRTESGEEPTDEHIVAEGVTYAYREGHPVLHGIDLDLAVGERLAIVGPSGAGKSTFGRMLAGVHPPSGGTVRVGGVPLVDLPLTDLRGHVALVTQEHHVFVGTLADNLRLAKAAADDAEIAAALGAVDALGWARALPQGLATEVGSGGFELSPAQAQQVALARLVLLDPHTLVLDEATSLIDPRQARDLEASLAGVLEGRTVVAIAHRLYTAHDADRVAVIDGGRITEIGPHADLVDRGGEYASLWHSWQSE; translated from the coding sequence ATGAGCACGACGCTCCCCATCGCCGAGGCGCCCCAGCTGCGGCGCGACGCCGCCGCCCTGCTGCGCCGGCACTCGCGCGGCTTCACCAAGGTCGGACTGCTGCAGGCCGTCGCCGCGACCGCCGGGCTCGCGGGACCGTTCCTCCTGGGCCGCATCGTCGACGACGTCGCGGGCGGCGCCGGCCCCTCCGCCGTCGACCAGGCCGTGATCATCCTCGTGGTGGCCGTCCTCGCCCAGTCGGTCACGGTCCGGTACGCGCAGAAGGCCTCGATGGTGCTGGGCGAGACGATCTTCGCCCAGCTGCGCGAGGAGTTCATCGCGACCATCACCTCGCTGCCGCTCTCGACCGTGGAGAAGGCCGGCACCGGCGACCTCGTCGGCCGCACCACCAACGACATCGATCGCGTCCAGCACACCGTCCGGTTCGGCATCCCCCGGGTGCTCGTGGCCGTCACGACGATCCTGCTGACGATCGTGGCAGCGGCCCTGACGAGCTGGATCGTGGCGCTCGGGATCGTCGTCGGCGTACCGATCCTGCTCGCGGCCGTGCGCTGGTACCTGCGGCGCGCGACGACGGCGTACCTGCGGGAGTCCGCCGCCTACACGGCCATGAACGGCACGTTCACCGAGACGGTCGAGGGGGCCCGCACGGTCGAGGCCCTCGCGCTCGCGCACCGCCGGCGACGCCGCACCGACGACGACCTCGTCGAGACCGTCGAGGCCGAGTGGGCGACGCTCAAGCTGCGCCAGGTGCTGTTCCCGGCCGTCGACATGGCCTTCGGCCTGCCCAGCGTGGTCGTCCTGCTGTGGGGCGGCTGGCTGGTCGCCCAGGGCGAGGTGACCATCGGCGCCGTCACGACCGTGGCGCTCTACACGGTCCAGCTGATGGGCCCGGTCTGGGACCTCATCTTCTGGGTGGACGAGATCCAGGTCGCCACCGTCTCGCTCGCCCGCATCTTCGGCGTCAGCGAGGTCAGGCCGGACCGCACGGAGTCGGGCGAGGAGCCGACGGACGAGCACATCGTCGCCGAGGGCGTCACCTACGCCTACCGCGAGGGTCACCCCGTGCTGCACGGCATCGACCTCGACCTCGCGGTCGGTGAGCGGCTCGCGATCGTGGGCCCGTCGGGCGCCGGGAAGTCGACGTTCGGCCGCATGCTCGCCGGCGTCCACCCGCCGTCGGGCGGCACGGTGCGCGTCGGCGGCGTCCCGCTCGTCGACCTCCCGCTCACCGACCTGCGCGGTCACGTCGCGCTCGTCACCCAGGAGCACCACGTCTTCGTGGGGACGCTCGCGGACAACCTGCGGCTGGCCAAGGCCGCGGCGGACGACGCCGAGATCGCCGCGGCGCTCGGCGCCGTCGACGCGCTCGGCTGGGCCCGCGCGCTGCCGCAGGGCCTCGCCACCGAGGTCGGGTCGGGCGGGTTCGAGCTGAGCCCGGCGCAGGCGCAGCAGGTGGCGCTGGCTCGGCTCGTGCTGCTCGACCCCCACACGCTGGTGCTCGACGAGGCCACCTCGCTCATCGACCCGCGTCAGGCGCGCGACCTCGAGGCCTCGCTCGCCGGGGTGCTCGAGGGGCGCACCGTCGTCGCGATCGCGCACCGCCTGTACACGGCGCACGACGCCGACCGGGTCGCCGTGATCGACGGCGGACGGATCACGGAGATCGGCCCGCACGCCGACCTGGTGGACCGGGGCGGGGAGTACGCCAGCCTCTGGCACTCCTGGCAGAGCGAGTAG